The genomic interval ctgGCGTGACGCTGCCGCCCGCGAGTGCACCGACGATTCGCAACCGTCGccgaaaacttttttttgtttcaattcgGAAAAAAATAGCCCGCCGACTTCTTAACTAGCCCTCCGCAGacgaaaaaaaaatgaatcccaGCGCTCCAAGTTACCCCATGGCTTCCCTGTACGTCGGGGATCTGCATCAAGATGTGACCGAGGCCATGCTGTACGAGAAATTCAGCCCGGCCGGAGCCATCCTGTCGATTCGGGTGTGCAGGGACATGATCACCCGGCGTTCGCTTGGGTACGCTTATGTCAACTTTCAACAGCCGGCGGACGGTAAGTCACTTCTCCATAAAGCTAGCCGccacaaatgttttttattttatcctgTTTAAATAACTGCCGGTGACACGTGAAAAGCTAGCTTCTTTCGGCTACACGTGACTCCGGCCGACATGTTGTCGGTAGGGTCTCCTGAGTTGAACCTCCCAGCGGTGGCGTAGCAGTAAAGCGCCGCGCCCACCCTGCTAATGTAACGTTAGCGGCGGACCGCTACCGGCCAGCTGGGTTCTCAATGCCCCTTTATCTCATCTGTCAGGAACAACACCCCAACTGTTCTCCCCGCAGAGCTGACACAACGTTTTGATCTAATCTCTCCTCTAAAATGCCGGTCAATCGGCTTCGCGGGGATCTGAGCATGCACCTTTTATTAGATTAGGAAAAAAAGAATAGCGTccatgtttgtaaaaatgttgggATATGTCCAGGCTGCATACGTCACTAGCCAAATATCTACGCTAAACATGTGCAGCATTCCTCTTGGATGTAAAAATAGTTCACAGCCAACTTGAGCAGCTATTTagctataaaaaaacaacctttttaacACTTTATAGGCGCATCTGTCATATCCTGCGCTTTGAGGATTCAGATGCAGTCAATTATCTAACCCCTGTTCTTGTCGTTCCCTCAGCTGAGCGTGCTCTGGACACCATGAACTTCGATGTGATCAAGGGGCGGCCTGTGCGCATCATGTGGTCGCAGCGTGATCCATCCCTGAGAAAGAGTGGCGTGGGGAACATCTTCATTAAGAATCTTGACAAGTCCATCGACAACAAGGCCCTGTACGACACCTTCTCTGCCTTTGGCAACATCCTGTCGTGCAAGGTAAAAGTTCTTCCGCACTGACACATTTTTAGGTTTTATTGAGTGactacacgcgcacacaatagttttagattatttttctaAAAGATTCCCAATCATATTAGCACGACCGTCAAATGACATTTCAAGTACACTGGGCATGTGGGTCCCAGTGTAAATAGGTAAGTAAATGATAAAAATAACTGCTTGCTTCTAGTGCACGTTGGTTGTAGTAACATTTGAAAATCCAGCATTTAGCTGCACAACAGCTGTCACTTTTCACTACCACAGCAGTGCCTTTAATCTGTTATCTATGTGGAATTAACCCGTGGAAGTAATCAGTCAAGGCCGTTGTTTGTCTTCTCCTGGCAACATGGCAAATCGGGGGCGGTTGCTTAAAAAGTGCAATAAATGTCAGTTTCACATTGACATGAATATGTCTACTTTTTTGTGTGGCGTTCGCCGCAGCAAGGTAGAGCGCACCAGAGTGACTGTTTGCCTAACACCCACTGCATTTGCATGTGTGAGCTAAGTAAATATCCTCTCATTATTTGAACTACAGACATTCTTCCTGGGACATTATCTCCCAACAGTTTGCTTTTAAGGCCATAGGGCAATAAAAGCAAACTATTAAATgagcaaaaaacaaatgagtgtATATACATTGGAAATAATGGTTAGCAATAGGAGGAAGGGTTTTAACATTGCAAACTCGAGGAACATCACAATAGAAAGTCTGTTTCAGATAGGTGACAAATGAGACCCTTCAGGTTCAAtggactgcatgtgtgtgtggtttcaaaGCAGCATGTGTTTCTTTCTCTAAGGTGGTTTGTGACGAGAATGGCTCTAAAGGATACGGCTTTGTGCATTTTGAGACTCAGGAGGCCGCCGAACGAGCCATTGAGAAAATGAATGGCATGCTACTCAATGACCGCAAAGTGTAAGTGAatgttttaacttgttttttaaaCTAATATGTGAAATTGGAAGGAGTTTTGTTTCACTTAATACTACACATGGTCTGAAGGTTTACAATAATGCTCAAGCGCTTTGGAATTTTCCGTCAGTATGCAAATTATGACTAAACAGATTTGTGGCAAATGGAGACGGTTATGCTAAATGTGTGGAATAACAACCCCGATGAACCTGCCTTTAACAGTCTTCCTTTCTGTTGGACATAAGCTGGACATATTATCTCTAATTGGCATAGTTAATATCTAATAATGTGCTAAATGTCTGTTTCAATGCAGATTTGTGGGTCGCTTCAAATCTCGCAAAGAGCGCGAGGCTGAGCTGGGTGCCCGAGCCAAAGAGTTCACAAACGTCTATGTCAAAAACTTTGGTGAAGACATGGATGAAGAGAAGCTGAGGGATGTCTTCAGTAAATATGGTCAGTCAGGGTGTCAAATATCTTATGTGCTCCTCTGCATCGATATTCCATCATCCGCATTAAAACGCTACTGGGTAAAATATAGCTACTTAAGTTCATGTCTCTTTGTAGGAAACGCGATGAGTATACGAGTCATGTCCGATGACGGCGGGAAGTCACGAGGTTTCGGGTTTGTGAGCTTTGAAAGGCATGAGGACGCCCAGAAGGTAAGCAGCCGTACCAACCATCCAGAGATGTCCAGTCCTCAGTCTTCTGAGCTGACCTCGTTGTCTCGTTTGCTTCAGGCGGTGGATGACCTGAACGGAAAAGAGTTCAACGGTAAGCTCATCTATGTCGGCCGTGCCCAGAAGAAGGTTGAGCGGCAGACGGAGCTCAAGCGCAAATTTGAGCAAATGAAACAAGACCGCATGACTCGCTACCAGGTCAGTTTTCCCGCTTTTGAATCTAATGCAACTTCTCGTGTCCTAGTGGGATAGTTTCTTCTAATCGGTGCGGCTGGAAGAGTGCAGCTTTGTCAAATTCGGTGCTCCCGCCTTCATCGGATGCACTGGCCAAAATGGCTGCAACAGTGACTCTGTAGTTCATGGGCCCCacttttcttcactgtgatCTCTGGGGATAAATATGTTTTACAGACAAATACATTAAATAGCGGGTATTTTTTCCATTTGCTTATTTTGAACTAAGAtttccaaaacgcacaaaaaacGTTAACATTAGTTTTGTCTTATTTTCAGGGTGTCAACTTGTACGTGAAGAACCTTGATGATGGGATTGACGATGAACGTCTAAGAAAGGAGTTCACGCCGTTCGGCACTATAACCAGTGCCAAGGTGGGACACTAGCTGTTTCTTGGACTTTTGTAATTGACACATGGTTTAACGACTGCGTTCATTTACCGGTATCCAGATTTGTTCATTGGTTGCGtttgactctctctctcaggtcaTGATGGAGGGCGGGCGCAGCAAAGGCTTCGGTTTTGTCTGCTTCTCGTCCCCGGAGGAGGCCACAAAAGCTGTGACGGAAATGAACGGCCGCATTGTGGCGACTAAGCCGCTGTACGTGGCCCTCGCCCAGCGGAAAGAGGAGCGCCAAGCCCACCTGACCAACCAGTACATGCAGCGCATGGCCAGTGTGCGGGCTGTGCCAAACCCAGTCATCAATCCCTACCAACCAGCCCCGCCCTCTGGCTACTTCATGGCAGCCATACCTCAGGCCCAGAACCGTGCTGCTTACTACCAAGCCGCTGGGCAGATGGCCCAGCTCCGCCCGAGCCCCCGCTGGGCGACACAAGGCGTCAGGCCACAACGTGAGTGTCTTCACTGTGTACATGTACTGTCGTCCTAAAGCACACAACAGTCGTTTGTACACAAAGCAaccatgtttttgtgtcttcagACTTCCAGAACATGCCAGGTGCAATGCGTCCCTCGGCTCCGCGCCCTCAGACCTTCGGCGCAATGCGGCCGCCCGCCCAGGTTCCCCGCATGATGTCCGCGCAGCGCGTCGGTGAGTCGCCTACACTCAATAGTCAAATACAGGTCAGTTGTATGCCTGCTACTTCTGCCCTTTGcttacatttgtgtttgtttctgtcccTGTTCTTGAACCAGCTCAGAGCATGGGCCCGCGACCGGCTGCCGCCGCCACGGTAGCTCCTGTGCGTGGAGTCCCCCAGTACAAATATGCCGCTGGAGTCCGCAATCCTCAGCAGCACATGCCTGCTCAGCCGGTCCCCATGCAGCAGGTAGAGATGTCTTTACCAGCCTGCCACTGATTACATCATTTTGAGgaaaaaatgtttgaatgtatAGTTCTAATTTCTTGTGTGCCCTTGTTTGTGCGCAGCCTGCTGTCCATGTTCAGGGACAGGAGCCTCTGACGGCCTCCATGCTGGCAGCTGCTCCACCACAGGAACAGAAGCAGATGCTGGGTAAGTTGAgtaacacccccccacacacaccagatctTCTGTATTGTTAACGCGTATTAATCTAGGGTTGTCTCAGTAACCCTCCCTTGTTGGGAGATGCTTTCATTTTGATTGAAACCCCTTTGTCCCTCCTCTAGGTGAACGCCTCtttccactgatccagaacatGCACCCAAGTCTGACGGGGAAGATCACTGGCATGTTGCTGGAAATTGACAACTCAGAGCTGCTCCACATGCTGGAGTCTCCAGAGTCTCTCCGCTCAAAGGTAAGCACTTAAGTTTAGTAACATTGACAAGTTTCCTTACCTGGGACATAACAAGGACATGGAGTTCAAAGACTTCCATTCTAGTCTCTTAATAGAAGTGTCTCGGAAGCATTTACTCAAAAGGAGGAGAGTTTACACTCTAGCTCTAGTGCTGCTTCACTAGCTACTCCTTTTTGTTATGCAGGAAAGGTGAATCTTGTGGCAACAGAGCACTTCTGAGATCCTACCATGATGTTGTGGTGTTGCCAACATTCAAACCCTTAATCGTTGCAGGTGGATGAGGCCGTGGCTGTGCTTCAAGCCCACCAAGCAAAGGAAACCGCCCAGAAGACTGTGACCAACTCGGCTGGTGTCCAGAGTGTCTGATCCCAAGGTAAGGCTGCTTTAACAAGGAAAGGCTGGTGTTGACGGTAAATTATGGCTTAATGTTCCGCATATTTATGAATTATCGATTACATCAGGGATTACCTACACATGGCTCTGAACATAACTGCTTGCAACTAAAGAGTGCTAGCAACATGAACATTGCAAACTAAGGCAGCAGTGCTGCCTAAGCTTCAAACTGTTCATCCCAAGAGGGAACTTTTTAGGGCGGGCGCTGTGTTTCTGCCACAACACTGGATCGGAATGGTGTTGTaagtgcagagcagcagccgtTAGCCAGCCATCTGGTCGTGCACACGAAAAACGCAAAAAAGAGGGGTCAAAAAcgtttcaaaacatttaaagcaaaGAACCGTTGGCCATAGTTTTCTTCTCAGAAAATATATAAGCCTATTCTGAAATCCTTTGTTTTCGAACTATCAGAACGGCCTCATTAGCACTGGGCAGCCCTGCCTCCTTTCAGTTGTGACGGGGAGCGGAACAGTTGCTCTGATTGCGCACTATTTGAATGACTTATCAATACAAATATGATCCATTGTATTTTTAATGTACAGTTACTGAGGAACTTTAGTATGACACGCCTTGCATCATTAATACAGGGAATTGTTACTATTAAAGGAACATCAGCagtccaaaaaatgaaaatgagtcaaatgtATTGCACACCATGATGACGCTATCAAAATAAAATCCGTGAGAAGTGATCTGTTACAGCACTAGTAATATCactaattgtgtttttgtgttttcacaggaGTTGGGAACCTTGGATCCAGCTTCACCGATTTTAACattgaaaaagataaaaattcatgaaaacaaagtaaaaataagtcaaatgatatataattaaaaaaataccaacGGAAACAAGTCTCCAACCAGgcctcaaataaacagaaacaccAGGCCTTGTTTGCTgagttaaaaagagaaaataaacaaaaaagagaaaaaaataaaattaaaaaatggttGTTTTATGAGAGGTTTTAGAGAATTATCTTCCAAAATAAGATTGAAAGCATTCCTTTTCTGCCTTTTATTCCCATTGAAACGTTATGTTTAGGTTCCTGCAGCCTGTTCTTGTGTAATTTCCCTTGACCTTTGCTTGCTTCAATAAAACTTATAAAGGTATCTTTGTCTGTTTGCTTTTTGTGACATTACAACAAGGTCAAGGTTCTAGACCTGTTGGCCCAAACAAATGATCAAGTCTCCTAAGAAACGCCCACTatacacaaatgaaatgtacaCAGTGAAgttgtttttgctctttttatTGTGCTCGTGGACACAGATGATTGTCAACAACCAATGGAACACGTCTCAGGCCTTTCTGCCCTCAGGCCAGCCGTGCAAGACAAGTGTTTGGCACGTGGCTCTTTTTGGAAGGACGTTTAGTTGGCAAGGGCCATGGTCTGGTCTGCGAGGTTCTTGAAAACTGCCTCCATCTGCTTCTGGAAGTTCTCGATCTGGGGCTGGAACTGAGCCTGCACGTTGGCAGTCAGGGGCCGGAGCTGCGACTCGACGCTGGTGGCAGCGGCCCTCAGCTGCTCCTGAATCTGAGCGACCAGAGGCTCCATCTGGGTCTTCTTGTCCTCTATGAAGGCCCTGTGAGGTACAACATTATTaacaatcgtgtgtgtgtgtgtgtgtgtgtgtgtgtgtatctgtttaCTACCATGTTTATtgcaaggggggagggggggagcagcattgttttctttgacagccaacactttttttcttctggttaATAGTGGTCATCAGTATGTTCTTACTGACAACCATTTAACGGGGGTGAACGATATGTGCGGAGTTCGCGGTACTCACTGAGCCTGGTTGGTTACGTCGTGGCTGCGGATGATCTCCGTCACGTCCGCAATCAACTTGGTCTTCATGGCATCGAAGTACTCACTGAGCCTTTCGAGATCGGAAGCATCTTGGGCGAAGCCCCCTGTAGTATTCAAAGATTAAAAACAGTCAATTAAATTGTATTATGTTTTTCACAtagtttaaaacaaaatactcTAATTTGTATGATAAGATAACAAGGTGAAGTTCATACCTTGTGCCAAAGCAAGCACAACAATAGTTGCAATGAGGGAGTATTTCATGATTGCTGATCGGAGGAGACCTGCAAAAGGAAACGTATGGTTGGAGATGTGTACTGATGTTATAATACTGCATGTTGCTCTTTTTGgctcttttgctctttttatCAAGCGCCATCCTTTTTTAGCGCATTATGTTGGATTTAACCATGCTGATAAATTCAGTTTAGAAGTttaatagaaatgtgttttgttgctcAGATCACTGATTAATGTTCACATTTTCCAGGAATGTCAGCGTGGCCTTTTTCCCACAAACCAATATTTGTTGTCACCCTGTGTTTGTAGAAACACTCACACCATGAATTTTATCTGGCTTATCAGACAGTAAAACTTTGGAGGGACCTTGAATGATGTATTAAAGCTATGTATGTGTTATGTTATTGCTTTGAATGAAAAGCATAAAATCATTAATTAGATAagagtttattttaaatctAAACGTGTCtacatatttatacacacactaATGTGTAGCACTGCTATGTGGCTTTGTTAAGAATCTATGTGGATGATGAAAcattaagaaaaataattttgtGTTAAACTATATATAAGCAcattaaaataattacataACAAATAGACCAAAAGGATTGGGCCGGCATTTAAACGAAGTAAAACATTGAGAAACATCAACTATCATCCAACGTCAGTTTTGTGATTCAATCTATAATTCTTAAATTTAGGAATAATTTGTAGTCTTACATTTCATGAAAGCTATTAGAATTGTCTCATTGTTTCAGATGCCGTTTAAACACATACGAAAAAAACGATTTACACTCACTTGTACTGCAGGAGAAGTTGGAGCTGATGGTGCTTTCCTGTCGGACTCCAACGCGTCTTATAGTCCCGTGTGGTGATGCGGGCGTGACTCGTGAATCTGATAGGAtgaggaaaaaagaaacttgCAACTGTTGGATGTTTGTGCGGGTAGAGAATCACACACAACACTGAACCTCGATGGCACAATCTGCCACCTGGACACACTAAACCAAAGTCCAACCGTTCTTTTGCTGACTTTCCAACATGAGTGTACATCTTATCATATTGATTAATTAAATGGCTTAATCGTAACGGCATCGGCGTTATGATAGTGAGGCAAGGCCAGAACCTTTGTGAAACAGTCAACCGGAGAACTAATTCTATAATCACTCCTTGTAAGGAATTAACAGCATTAAAACGACAACCTCAAAAAAGCATTctacacacacatcatctaTCACTATTGGGAGGACTAAAACCTTCTGTGCGTGCAACAACAGTAGAATCTGGGTTATTACAACATCCAGGGAGTTTGTGAGCCTACAGAAGTGGGGACAGGATCTGTACAACAAAGCCAGAAACGCACTGACAAAAGCGATCAGAGCAGCAAAGAGGAGCTACACTGAAAAGTAGGAAAACAGACCGGAAATCAACCGGCTGAGGATTTGAATGTGTTTCACTGCAGGTTTGAGGAGCCCACTTTGACACCCCCCAACTCGCTCTGACACCAAACAAACCACCGACCCTAACCCGCCAGAAAGGTCACATCAAGCACCTCGACCATCAGCTCCAGATGTGCGcactcccccctcttctcttcttctccctccacacTAACCCTGCACCTCAGGAAACCCATCTGTTAAACTCCTGAAGTTCGCAGACAGCACAGCAGTCGTTGTGAGTCTGCGTATGGGACAGGAAGTTGAACAAATGCCCCTCTGTTGTGGTCTGAACAACCTGGAATCCTCCCTCCTGCCGCCACAATACCCCAACAGCACTGTGCTGTGGAGAGCTTCAGGACCTTAAAGTAGGCCTCAAAAATACATAGCATCacgaaaaaaaaaggccccgcAGAGGATAGAGGATGTCATTCAAGGTTCCTCGGGAACCGCTCATTGATGTCTACTCCACCGTCATCCGGTCTGCTCGCTGCATGTCCATCACTGGTGTGGATCGGCCACCAGGCAGGACAGGGACCCACCGCAGCGGAGAAAACCCTTGGTGCCAGCATGCCCTCCAAACACATCTCCATTGTCAGGAAACGGGCAGGAAACGTCACTGCAGGCTGATCACACCCATCGCATCCTGGACACAACCACATCCAACCCCTGCGCTCTGGTGGGCGCCACAGAGGAGCACGAGCCAAAACCACCAGAGCGGCTTCTGCCCGCTGACTGTCGCTCTGGGTTCGCCCTGTCAGTGTCAGTCGGTGTCGATCATAGTGGGTGAATGGATTGACACAAGATGTCGCGCGCACATCCGTGGTTCCCACAGTATGAATCCTGATGGCTTTGATGAGCTCACCAGTCGTCACCCATAACACCACTGGCGCGTACGCGTTGGCGGCTAAAGCTACAGCCGTAGGATCAGCATGTCAGCATGTCAGCGTGCTGtgattagcatttagctcgaGTGAAGCAACGGAGAGCTGCTATTGGCTTTGGACTGTTGATTGTAGAGTGAGAATTTACTCTCATGTTTTAGagtaaataaaaccatttcCTTTTACTTCAATTAATGGACCACAGGGTTGAAAACTATTCtctgaaaagaaaggaaataaaaaaagctgaacGAATCAATGTggtctttaaaaatgtcttgGTCAGCTGTCTTTCGGGGAGAAGTATGAGACTGGTACATGTGGATTTAACCCCTCTACCTTTAGTTTGTATCCAACACTGTGTTCCAGTCTGTCTTTATGGCGGTTGTAAAGTGATTAAC from Gasterosteus aculeatus chromosome 10, fGasAcu3.hap1.1, whole genome shotgun sequence carries:
- the LOC120826207 gene encoding uncharacterized protein LOC120826207 isoform X1 — translated: MYSEAKDSRVTPASPHGTIRRVGVRQESTISSNFSCSTSLLRSAIMKYSLIATIVVLALAQGGFAQDASDLERLSEYFDAMKTKLIADVTEIIRSHDVTNQAQAFIEDKKTQMEPLVAQIQEQLRAAATSVESQLRPLTANVQAQFQPQIENFQKQMEAVFKNLADQTMALAN
- the LOC120826205 gene encoding polyadenylate-binding protein 1A, with the protein product MNPSAPSYPMASLYVGDLHQDVTEAMLYEKFSPAGAILSIRVCRDMITRRSLGYAYVNFQQPADAERALDTMNFDVIKGRPVRIMWSQRDPSLRKSGVGNIFIKNLDKSIDNKALYDTFSAFGNILSCKVVCDENGSKGYGFVHFETQEAAERAIEKMNGMLLNDRKVFVGRFKSRKEREAELGARAKEFTNVYVKNFGEDMDEEKLRDVFSKYGNAMSIRVMSDDGGKSRGFGFVSFERHEDAQKAVDDLNGKEFNGKLIYVGRAQKKVERQTELKRKFEQMKQDRMTRYQGVNLYVKNLDDGIDDERLRKEFTPFGTITSAKVMMEGGRSKGFGFVCFSSPEEATKAVTEMNGRIVATKPLYVALAQRKEERQAHLTNQYMQRMASVRAVPNPVINPYQPAPPSGYFMAAIPQAQNRAAYYQAAGQMAQLRPSPRWATQGVRPQHFQNMPGAMRPSAPRPQTFGAMRPPAQVPRMMSAQRVAQSMGPRPAAAATVAPVRGVPQYKYAAGVRNPQQHMPAQPVPMQQPAVHVQGQEPLTASMLAAAPPQEQKQMLGERLFPLIQNMHPSLTGKITGMLLEIDNSELLHMLESPESLRSKVDEAVAVLQAHQAKETAQKTVTNSAGVQSV
- the LOC120826207 gene encoding type-4 ice-structuring protein isoform X2, which produces MKYSLIATIVVLALAQGGFAQDASDLERLSEYFDAMKTKLIADVTEIIRSHDVTNQAQAFIEDKKTQMEPLVAQIQEQLRAAATSVESQLRPLTANVQAQFQPQIENFQKQMEAVFKNLADQTMALAN